The following proteins come from a genomic window of Clostridia bacterium:
- a CDS encoding alpha-amylase family glycosyl hydrolase: MANNTNTDLRNQVIYCIYVRNHTNEGTFKAIEDDLKRIKELGTDIIWFMPIHPIGEKNKKGNLGCPYAIKDYRAVNPEYGSLEDFEGLVEKIHSLGMKCIIDVVYNHTSPDSWLAENHPEFFYRKADGKMGNRVGDWTDIVDLDYSCKELWNYQIETLKQWAKIVDGFRCDVASLVPVEFWQRARKECSSIKEKLIWLAESVHLVFLQDFRFRGFDAWSDGELYSAFDITYDYDIWDIYEKYLKGEMKLSEYLGYLNFQDAIYPNNYVKLRFLENHDQLRFKNYVSDMSALESFTAFLYFQKGTTLIYAGQEFANTHTPSLFDLDKIDRSGTVDLSGLMKKLYETKQNEIFSNGSYYLTANNSYDTVIGYYRKGEKTCVGIFPLKGKEGKVEVNIPDGVYHNELNNEAIVVKGNYVITNGKPIIIMN; encoded by the coding sequence ATGGCAAATAATACAAATACAGATTTAAGAAATCAGGTCATTTACTGTATCTATGTGAGAAATCATACCAATGAAGGTACATTTAAAGCCATTGAGGATGATTTGAAAAGAATAAAGGAATTAGGAACGGATATTATCTGGTTCATGCCTATTCATCCTATTGGAGAGAAAAACAAGAAGGGTAATCTTGGATGTCCATATGCAATAAAGGATTATCGTGCAGTAAATCCTGAATATGGATCATTGGAAGACTTTGAAGGTTTGGTAGAAAAAATCCATTCTCTTGGAATGAAGTGTATTATTGACGTTGTCTACAATCATACATCACCGGATTCTTGGCTTGCAGAAAATCATCCGGAATTTTTCTATAGAAAAGCAGATGGAAAGATGGGGAACAGAGTAGGTGATTGGACTGATATTGTAGATTTAGATTACTCCTGTAAGGAATTATGGAATTATCAGATCGAAACACTAAAGCAATGGGCTAAAATAGTGGACGGATTTCGATGCGATGTTGCATCTTTGGTGCCGGTGGAATTCTGGCAAAGAGCCAGAAAAGAGTGCTCTAGCATCAAAGAAAAGTTAATATGGCTGGCTGAGTCAGTACATCTTGTGTTTTTACAGGATTTTAGATTTAGAGGTTTTGATGCGTGGTCAGATGGTGAATTATATTCTGCATTTGATATTACCTATGACTATGATATTTGGGATATTTATGAGAAATATTTAAAAGGAGAAATGAAATTAAGTGAATATTTAGGATATCTTAACTTCCAGGATGCCATTTATCCGAATAATTACGTTAAGTTAAGATTTTTAGAGAATCATGACCAGCTGCGATTTAAGAATTATGTTAGTGATATGAGTGCATTGGAAAGTTTTACTGCTTTCTTGTATTTCCAGAAAGGTACTACTCTTATATATGCAGGTCAGGAATTTGCCAACACACATACTCCAAGTCTGTTTGATCTGGATAAAATTGATAGAAGTGGAACTGTGGACTTGAGCGGACTTATGAAAAAGCTATATGAAACTAAACAGAATGAGATTTTTTCTAATGGAAGCTACTATCTGACAGCAAATAATTCATACGATACTGTCATTGGTTATTATAGGAAAGGGGAAAAAACTTGTGTCGGGATTTTCCCGTTAAAAGGGAAAGAAGGTAAGGTAGAAGTGAATATACCTGACGGTGTTTATCACAATGAGCTTAATAATGAAGCCATTGTAGTAAAAGGAAATTATGTTATTACGAATGGCAAACCTATTATTATCATGAATTAG
- a CDS encoding AraC family transcriptional regulator, whose amino-acid sequence MNISKEKEDKIHGTESFPCGYYKHDPVRGKLEVKMHWHQEYEIVRLMHGEFTVEIDGQREVFEKGYLFINRDELHSITSDDECREDAVVFKMEMMNFWEQTEIQLKVIQPLIKGELQFPRFIPEGEKEFQGINRYYKNIVDCHDGVKTANDGACGKVSISIGNQIEIMGNLIAILGILMSGSFFRKANNNSVNKQIASIKDAFIFIEKNFNKPIRVGTIANEVGMNEQHFSRVFRQIVGIPPMEYVNIYRAKNAKNLLLTTNKSITEIAFECGFHNMGNFIRTFKKETTFTPKEYRKKS is encoded by the coding sequence ATGAATATTTCAAAAGAAAAAGAAGATAAGATTCACGGAACGGAAAGTTTTCCTTGCGGTTATTATAAACATGACCCAGTACGAGGCAAGCTGGAAGTGAAAATGCACTGGCACCAGGAATACGAAATCGTGCGCCTTATGCATGGAGAATTCACGGTTGAAATAGATGGACAGAGGGAAGTTTTTGAAAAAGGCTATCTGTTTATTAATAGAGATGAACTTCATTCTATTACTTCGGATGATGAATGCAGGGAGGATGCAGTTGTATTCAAAATGGAGATGATGAATTTCTGGGAGCAGACTGAGATTCAGTTAAAAGTGATACAGCCATTGATTAAAGGAGAGCTGCAATTTCCAAGATTTATCCCGGAAGGTGAAAAGGAATTTCAAGGAATTAATAGGTATTATAAAAACATTGTGGATTGTCATGACGGTGTGAAAACAGCAAATGACGGAGCTTGTGGGAAAGTATCGATATCAATAGGAAATCAGATAGAAATCATGGGAAATTTGATTGCTATTTTAGGGATATTAATGTCTGGCAGTTTTTTTAGGAAAGCAAATAACAATTCAGTAAATAAGCAGATTGCCAGTATAAAGGATGCGTTTATATTTATTGAAAAGAACTTTAATAAGCCTATTAGAGTAGGAACTATTGCAAATGAAGTAGGTATGAATGAGCAGCATTTTTCCAGAGTGTTTAGACAAATTGTTGGAATACCGCCAATGGAATATGTAAATATATATAGGGCTAAAAATGCTAAAAATCTGTTATTAACTACAAATAAGAGTATTACCGAAATTGCATTTGAATGCGGATTTCATAACATGGGCAATTTTATAAGGACTTTTAAAAAGGAAACAACATTTACACCCAAGGAATATCGGAAAAAGTCATAG